In Agromyces sp. G08B096, a genomic segment contains:
- a CDS encoding alkaline phosphatase family protein, whose protein sequence is MRNRSRPRPLALLAAGGVALAGTAGFGAAPALADPPAHVPPPADHVVLIALDGFDVDYLDDAPMPNLSALAQRGSLTASTGVMTSITNPSWSSIATGAWPSTHRNTAYWFDQTTGTARGQQRDLAVPTIAEAIREQGGTVMASQWFIVQNHGVAFGDPDGLYTQPGGNCARRTDDAVAVLNGRPVLSGGQLVAANGIPDLVAVYCDTLDALGHADGAEAPGMPAALADVDAQIGRLVQAAKDAGIFGRTAFVVTGDHGMGTFTQGMRDELLGAIAAAGYRAEMLTAGQAPAADTDVVIVVGGVGSLHLVGDAAGDEHALAAIEAVVTELPHVAAVYDRAEQAAMHVSPNYGELVIEPEAGWSLGAAPADPAGVHGTTRELEVPLVLSGAGVRPNVAPAAPRHIDLAPTIAALLGYAGPDGADGRVLEEAIRASAVTR, encoded by the coding sequence GTGCGCAACCGATCCCGTCCCCGTCCCCTCGCCCTCCTCGCCGCCGGCGGCGTCGCGCTCGCCGGCACCGCCGGTTTCGGCGCGGCGCCGGCCCTCGCCGATCCGCCCGCCCACGTGCCCCCGCCCGCCGACCACGTCGTGCTCATCGCGCTCGACGGCTTCGACGTCGACTACCTCGATGACGCGCCGATGCCGAACCTCAGCGCCCTCGCGCAGCGCGGCAGTCTCACCGCCTCGACCGGTGTGATGACGTCGATCACCAACCCGTCCTGGTCGTCGATCGCGACCGGAGCCTGGCCGTCGACCCACCGCAACACCGCCTACTGGTTCGACCAGACCACCGGCACCGCCCGCGGGCAGCAGCGCGACCTCGCCGTGCCCACGATCGCCGAGGCCATCCGCGAGCAGGGAGGCACGGTCATGGCGTCCCAGTGGTTCATCGTGCAGAACCACGGCGTCGCGTTCGGCGACCCCGACGGGTTGTACACGCAGCCGGGCGGGAACTGCGCCAGGCGCACCGACGACGCGGTCGCCGTCCTGAACGGCCGGCCGGTGCTGAGCGGCGGGCAGCTCGTGGCCGCCAACGGGATCCCCGACCTCGTCGCCGTCTACTGCGACACGCTCGACGCGCTCGGACACGCCGACGGCGCCGAGGCGCCCGGCATGCCGGCCGCGCTCGCCGACGTCGACGCGCAGATCGGCCGCCTGGTGCAGGCGGCGAAGGACGCCGGCATCTTCGGGCGGACCGCGTTCGTCGTCACGGGCGACCACGGCATGGGCACGTTCACCCAGGGCATGCGCGACGAGCTCCTCGGCGCCATCGCAGCGGCCGGCTACCGTGCCGAGATGCTCACCGCCGGACAGGCGCCGGCCGCCGACACCGACGTGGTCATCGTCGTCGGCGGGGTCGGCTCGCTGCACCTGGTCGGCGACGCGGCGGGCGACGAGCACGCGCTCGCCGCCATCGAGGCCGTCGTCACGGAGCTGCCGCATGTGGCTGCCGTGTACGACCGCGCCGAGCAGGCGGCCATGCACGTCTCGCCGAACTACGGCGAGCTGGTGATCGAGCCCGAGGCCGGCTGGTCCCTCGGCGCCGCGCCGGCCGATCCGGCGGGCGTGCACGGCACGACCCGCGAGCTCGAGGTGCCGCTCGTGCTCTCCGGCGCCGGCGTCCGACCCAACGTCGCCCCGGCGGCACCTCGCCACATCGATCTCGCGCCGACGATCGCGGCGCTGCTCGGGTATGCCGGTCCGGACGGTGCCGACGGCCGGGTGCTCGAGGAAGCGATCCGCGCCTCGGCCGTCACACGCTGA
- a CDS encoding thiamine pyrophosphate-binding protein — MPTVSAHVARTLAAHVDHVFGVMGNGNAWFLDALERETDATFTAVRHEAGGVVSADAHFRASGRLAAATATYGAGFTNTLTALAEAAQARVPLVLVVGDEPTSGPRPWDVDQIALASAVGARTYTVGRADAAATTVIAVEHALAYGVPAVLAIPYDVAALEAGEVPAAPAVRLPGPLAPRGEFAAGVVRELAEALAGASRPLLLAGRGAWLAGAGPVLGELADATGAVTATTALGRGVFPDHRYDLGVTGGFGAAGAMELVREADVAVVFGASLNQFTMRFGELFAPCTRVFQVDTAPAATHPHVGGFVRGDAALVARAVLEALDVLGAETSGWREQADVSRLRAQPAPERTDGRCEDGRLDPRAVAAKIAGLLPEDRVVVSDGGHFIAWANMYWPVASPDRMIMVGTAYQSIGLGFPSVPGAAMARPESTIVLTTGDGGGLMALADLESAVRSAAGRGLAVVWNDAAYGAEVHLYGRKGLAEAPMRIPETDFAALAAAVGAEGVVVRELADLDRLATWAAEPAASRRFLLLDCRISRSVVAPYQHEVIRVNS, encoded by the coding sequence ATGCCCACCGTCTCCGCCCACGTCGCCCGCACCCTCGCCGCCCACGTCGACCACGTCTTCGGGGTCATGGGCAATGGAAACGCTTGGTTCCTCGATGCGCTCGAGCGCGAGACGGATGCGACATTCACCGCAGTGCGTCACGAGGCGGGCGGCGTCGTCTCGGCGGACGCGCACTTCCGGGCGTCCGGACGACTCGCGGCGGCGACGGCGACGTACGGTGCGGGGTTCACGAACACGCTGACCGCTCTCGCCGAGGCGGCGCAGGCGCGGGTGCCGCTGGTCCTCGTCGTCGGCGACGAGCCCACCTCGGGGCCGCGCCCGTGGGACGTCGACCAGATCGCGCTGGCCTCCGCGGTCGGTGCGCGCACGTATACGGTGGGCCGGGCGGATGCCGCGGCGACGACGGTCATCGCGGTCGAGCACGCGCTCGCGTACGGCGTGCCGGCCGTTCTCGCGATCCCGTACGACGTGGCGGCGCTCGAGGCCGGCGAGGTTCCCGCGGCGCCGGCCGTGCGCCTGCCGGGGCCGCTCGCGCCGCGGGGCGAGTTCGCCGCCGGCGTGGTGCGAGAGCTCGCCGAGGCGCTCGCGGGCGCGAGCCGCCCGCTCCTGCTCGCGGGGCGCGGGGCGTGGCTCGCCGGCGCGGGCCCGGTGCTCGGCGAGCTCGCCGACGCCACGGGCGCCGTCACGGCGACGACGGCGCTCGGCCGCGGCGTCTTCCCCGACCACCGATACGACCTGGGCGTGACGGGCGGGTTCGGGGCGGCGGGCGCGATGGAGCTCGTGCGCGAGGCCGACGTCGCCGTCGTCTTCGGCGCCTCCCTCAACCAGTTCACGATGCGCTTCGGCGAGCTCTTCGCGCCGTGCACTCGCGTGTTCCAGGTCGACACGGCGCCGGCGGCGACGCATCCCCATGTCGGCGGCTTCGTCCGCGGGGACGCCGCGCTCGTGGCCCGGGCGGTGCTCGAGGCGCTCGACGTGCTCGGCGCGGAGACCTCGGGCTGGCGCGAGCAGGCCGACGTGTCGCGGCTTCGCGCGCAGCCGGCGCCCGAGCGCACCGACGGCCGCTGCGAGGACGGCCGGCTCGACCCGCGCGCCGTCGCCGCGAAGATCGCCGGCCTGCTGCCCGAAGACCGCGTCGTCGTCTCCGACGGTGGGCACTTCATCGCCTGGGCGAACATGTACTGGCCGGTGGCCTCGCCCGACCGGATGATCATGGTCGGCACCGCCTATCAGTCGATCGGGCTCGGGTTCCCGAGCGTGCCGGGCGCGGCGATGGCGCGCCCGGAGTCGACGATCGTGCTGACGACGGGCGACGGCGGCGGGCTCATGGCGCTCGCCGACCTCGAGTCCGCCGTCCGGTCGGCGGCGGGGCGCGGGCTCGCGGTCGTGTGGAACGACGCCGCCTACGGCGCCGAGGTGCACCTGTACGGTCGCAAGGGCCTCGCCGAGGCGCCGATGCGGATCCCGGAGACCGACTTCGCGGCCCTCGCCGCGGCCGTCGGGGCCGAGGGCGTGGTCGTGCGCGAGCTGGCAGATCTCGACCGTCTTGCGACGTGGGCTGCGGAACCCGCCGCCTCGCGCCGGTTCCTCCTGCTCGACTGCCGCATCTCCCGCTCCGTCGTGGCGCCGTACCAGCACGAGGTCATCCGGGTGAACAGCTGA
- a CDS encoding PQQ-binding-like beta-propeller repeat protein → MTRRGVLGLGTIGLGLGALDAVGGWGPWPGRAMGAARAETAPLRFAVLTDTHGNDEETARLANLARVFVAIEAENPDFVLHCGDISDSGQESEFAAYRDQIPAGLWDRIRHVPGNHEIRWDVTARERFERWFGPTSSSFDAGGVHFVALDPTQTLQEPGLFGDDLDWIRSDLVAAGDRPTVMFLHFPLGDRYAYVNDADEFLRAIEPFPVRGIFAGHIHRNEVDRCNGLTQVAGVATRSGPFYLRVTEQRDGVGRRLVVEQVTLGATDADPVQLAPVAEMPLDAAPGAALTAMRPKVQAVGTTIEVTADPGPAAVRVEAQVYPQHLFGAASAGAWTALSARGQRWHGGLDAAALTPGRHRIQMRAVDASGASRTETTPLEVRPARPASADWELPIGGRLQGALAASGATVLAVSTSGRVVSVRADRGPRADVRWSVDLGAVHRGAAFSADGSAVYVPSADHTLTALDAASGRRRWRADLGRPVMSTPAVFDIGGEEHIVVAAGDRLMSLDRDGAVRWTAEVPRLFAGRATADGARVYVGGGDGRGHAYDLATGAHLWSILTNQRPDTYRRLIYGPWDDWVQVLPTGAVLFSTVTDAIAADPATGAELWRTPGGYLLAPSLVLDDATLLLTTEWGVLDLVDAATGAKRWSGQAVPRVVNAGPVRDPRTGTVWLVGTGGLLVSFDPAAPAIAAHRQLFTANTFSTPVIAGDTLVVAAQDGVLRGIRL, encoded by the coding sequence ATGACCCGGAGGGGGGTGCTCGGCCTCGGCACCATCGGACTCGGTCTCGGGGCGCTCGACGCCGTCGGCGGATGGGGGCCGTGGCCCGGCCGCGCGATGGGAGCCGCACGGGCGGAGACGGCGCCGCTGCGCTTCGCGGTCCTCACCGACACGCACGGCAACGACGAGGAGACGGCGCGCCTGGCCAACCTCGCCCGCGTGTTCGTAGCGATCGAGGCAGAGAACCCCGACTTCGTGCTGCACTGCGGCGACATCAGCGACTCCGGCCAGGAATCCGAGTTCGCCGCGTACCGCGATCAGATCCCCGCCGGCCTGTGGGACCGGATCCGCCACGTCCCGGGCAACCACGAGATCCGATGGGACGTCACGGCACGGGAGCGTTTCGAGCGGTGGTTCGGTCCGACGAGCTCGAGCTTCGACGCGGGCGGCGTGCACTTCGTCGCGCTCGACCCCACGCAGACGTTGCAGGAGCCCGGCCTCTTCGGCGACGATCTGGACTGGATCCGCAGCGACCTCGTGGCCGCGGGCGACCGGCCGACCGTGATGTTCCTGCACTTCCCGCTCGGCGACCGGTACGCCTACGTCAACGACGCCGACGAATTCCTGCGCGCCATCGAGCCCTTCCCGGTACGGGGCATCTTCGCGGGTCACATCCACCGCAACGAGGTCGACCGCTGCAACGGGCTGACCCAGGTCGCGGGGGTGGCGACCCGGTCGGGCCCGTTCTATCTGCGCGTCACCGAGCAGCGCGACGGCGTCGGCCGGCGATTGGTGGTCGAGCAGGTGACGCTCGGCGCTACCGACGCCGACCCCGTGCAGCTCGCCCCCGTCGCCGAGATGCCCCTGGATGCCGCGCCCGGCGCCGCGCTCACCGCGATGCGGCCGAAGGTGCAGGCGGTCGGCACCACCATCGAGGTCACCGCCGACCCCGGTCCGGCGGCCGTCCGCGTGGAGGCGCAGGTGTACCCGCAGCATCTCTTCGGTGCGGCGAGCGCCGGCGCCTGGACCGCGCTCTCGGCGCGCGGGCAGCGCTGGCACGGCGGGCTCGATGCCGCCGCGCTCACGCCGGGGCGGCATCGGATCCAGATGCGTGCCGTCGACGCGTCCGGGGCATCCCGGACGGAGACGACGCCGCTCGAGGTGCGCCCGGCCCGCCCAGCGTCGGCGGACTGGGAGCTGCCGATCGGCGGCCGCCTGCAGGGCGCTCTGGCGGCATCGGGTGCGACGGTTCTCGCGGTCTCGACGTCGGGCCGGGTCGTCTCGGTGCGCGCCGACCGCGGCCCGCGCGCCGACGTGCGCTGGAGCGTCGACCTCGGCGCGGTGCATCGCGGTGCGGCGTTCTCCGCCGACGGGTCGGCCGTCTACGTGCCGAGCGCCGACCACACGCTCACCGCCCTCGACGCAGCGAGCGGTCGGCGGCGCTGGCGGGCCGATCTCGGGCGCCCGGTCATGTCGACCCCCGCGGTCTTCGACATCGGCGGCGAGGAGCACATCGTGGTGGCGGCCGGCGACCGGCTCATGAGCCTCGACCGCGACGGCGCCGTGCGGTGGACCGCCGAGGTACCCCGGCTCTTCGCGGGGCGTGCCACCGCCGACGGCGCTCGCGTCTACGTCGGCGGCGGCGACGGCCGCGGCCACGCCTACGACCTCGCGACGGGAGCGCACCTGTGGTCGATCCTCACCAACCAGCGACCCGACACCTATCGCCGTCTCATCTACGGCCCCTGGGACGACTGGGTGCAGGTGCTGCCGACGGGCGCCGTGCTCTTCAGCACGGTCACCGACGCGATCGCTGCCGACCCGGCGACGGGTGCAGAGCTCTGGCGGACGCCGGGCGGCTACCTGCTCGCCCCGAGCCTCGTGCTGGATGACGCCACCCTCCTGCTGACGACGGAGTGGGGCGTGCTCGATCTCGTCGATGCGGCGACCGGGGCCAAGCGGTGGAGCGGTCAGGCCGTGCCCCGGGTCGTGAACGCCGGACCGGTGCGCGACCCGCGCACGGGCACTGTCTGGCTCGTGGGCACGGGCGGCCTGCTCGTCTCGTTCGACCCGGCAGCGCCCGCGATCGCGGCGCACCGGCAGCTGTTCACCGCGAACACGTTCTCCACGCCCGTCATCGCCGGCGACACGCTCGTCGTGGCCGCACAGGACGGGGTGCTGCGAGGCATCCGGCTCTAG
- the hpaH gene encoding 2-oxo-hept-4-ene-1,7-dioate hydratase encodes MPDPARIQAIADELVAADRDRTTVPLLTARHPDLTVDDAYAIQRLWVERRQADGARLVGRKIGLTSKVMQVATGITEPDYGAILDDMVFESGSVLEFDRFSNVRIEVELAFVLGAPLAGPGTTIFDVLRATDYVVPALEVLNSHIELEGRTIVDTISDNAAMGAMILGGRPVKPDQVDLRWVGALLSRNETIEESGVAGAVLGHPAMGVAWLANKLAQHGQSLGAGEIVLAGSFTRPMWVERGDTVHADYRDLGSISCRFV; translated from the coding sequence GTGCCCGACCCCGCCCGCATCCAGGCGATCGCCGACGAGCTCGTCGCGGCCGACCGAGACCGCACGACCGTCCCGCTCCTGACCGCCCGTCATCCTGACCTCACCGTCGACGACGCGTACGCCATCCAGCGCCTCTGGGTGGAACGCCGCCAGGCCGACGGCGCCCGGCTCGTCGGGCGGAAGATCGGGCTCACCTCCAAGGTCATGCAGGTCGCGACCGGCATCACGGAGCCGGACTACGGGGCCATCCTCGACGATATGGTCTTCGAATCGGGCTCGGTGCTCGAGTTCGACCGCTTCTCCAACGTCCGCATCGAGGTCGAGCTCGCCTTCGTGCTCGGGGCCCCCCTCGCGGGCCCGGGCACCACGATCTTCGACGTGCTGCGGGCGACCGACTACGTCGTGCCGGCCCTCGAGGTGCTGAACTCGCACATCGAGCTCGAGGGGCGGACGATCGTCGACACCATCTCCGACAACGCCGCGATGGGCGCGATGATCCTCGGCGGCCGGCCCGTCAAGCCCGACCAGGTCGACCTCCGGTGGGTCGGTGCCCTGCTCTCGCGCAACGAGACCATCGAGGAGTCGGGCGTCGCCGGCGCGGTGCTCGGCCACCCCGCGATGGGCGTCGCCTGGCTCGCGAACAAGCTCGCCCAGCACGGCCAGTCGCTCGGCGCCGGCGAGATCGTCCTCGCCGGGTCGTTCACCCGGCCGATGTGGGTCGAACGCGGCGACACCGTCCACGCCGACTACCGCGACCTCGGGAGCATCTCATGCCGGTTCGTCTGA
- a CDS encoding aldolase/citrate lyase family protein encodes MPVRLTLPDTFAARLAAADRPLVGMWVCSGSPIMAEVAAGSGLDWVLIDAEHSPNGLESILAQLYAVSAYPVAPVVRVPFGDAVVIKQVLDLGAQNLLVPMVDSAEQARELVRAVRYPGAGIRGVGASLARSSRWNRVPGYLAGASSAVSLTVQIESAAAVEAAEEIAAVDGVDAVFIGPADLAASMGLLGQPGHPDVSAAVIRALEAAARAGTPAGVNAFVPEEADRYLAAGAAFVAVGADVAIVARASEALADRFIAPGAGAGEAGAASY; translated from the coding sequence ATGCCGGTTCGTCTGACCCTGCCCGACACCTTCGCCGCCCGGCTCGCCGCCGCCGACCGCCCGCTGGTCGGCATGTGGGTGTGCTCGGGCAGCCCGATCATGGCCGAGGTGGCGGCCGGAAGCGGCCTCGACTGGGTGCTCATCGACGCCGAGCACTCCCCCAACGGGCTGGAGTCGATCCTGGCGCAGCTCTACGCGGTCTCGGCCTACCCCGTCGCACCGGTCGTGCGGGTGCCATTCGGCGACGCCGTGGTCATCAAACAGGTGCTCGATCTCGGTGCGCAGAACCTGCTCGTGCCCATGGTCGACTCCGCCGAGCAGGCGCGCGAGCTCGTGCGCGCCGTCCGCTACCCCGGCGCGGGCATCCGGGGCGTGGGCGCCTCGCTCGCACGCTCGTCGCGCTGGAACCGGGTGCCCGGGTACCTGGCGGGTGCCTCGTCGGCCGTCAGCCTCACGGTGCAGATCGAGTCCGCGGCCGCGGTCGAGGCGGCCGAGGAGATCGCCGCCGTCGACGGCGTCGACGCGGTCTTCATCGGGCCGGCGGATCTCGCCGCGTCGATGGGGCTGCTCGGGCAGCCGGGGCATCCGGATGTCTCGGCCGCGGTGATCCGCGCCCTCGAGGCGGCCGCGCGCGCGGGCACCCCGGCCGGCGTCAACGCGTTCGTGCCGGAGGAGGCCGACCGCTACCTCGCGGCCGGGGCCGCGTTCGTCGCAGTCGGCGCCGATGTCGCGATCGTCGCGCGCGCGTCGGAGGCGCTCGCGGATCGGTTCATCGCACCGGGAGCAGGTGCCGGGGAGGCCGGCGCCGCCAGCTATTGA
- a CDS encoding glyceraldehyde-3-phosphate dehydrogenase has product MSHEFIARRQDWIAREELAERMIPLIGGLYRDHGVVTSIHGRRLINRSPVDLLKAHRFARQAGDVELDPADTIRVLEALREIAPGPASIDVARLVQRHREQEDAGGASDLVAFLRSELASVLVDDGAEAAGGTDVVLYGFGRIGRLLARILVAHTGGGQGLRLRAVVVRKGGPNDLQKRASLLRRDSVHGPFQGTIEVDEERNTILANGTLIQVIYSDDPASIDYTAYGINDAIVVDNTGRWRDEAGLSQHLRSTGVSRVLLTAPGKGAIKNIVHGINHDAIDDADRILSAASCTTNAITPVLAAIDEAYGVVRGHVETVHSFTNDQNLIDNFHQGDRRGRSAVLNMVITETGAAKAVSKALPQLEGKLTGSAIRVPTPDVSLAILNLQLERPTDKTSLNRYLRQVSLTSPLRQQVDYIESPEVVSTDFVGSNRAGIVDGLATIASGTDVVLYVWYDNEYGYSCQVVRVIEAMAGSHPVVLPEREPVRAEAGEPVSV; this is encoded by the coding sequence GTGAGCCACGAGTTCATCGCCCGCCGTCAGGACTGGATCGCCCGAGAGGAGCTTGCCGAGCGGATGATCCCGCTCATCGGCGGCCTCTACCGAGACCACGGGGTCGTCACCTCGATCCACGGCCGGCGGCTCATCAACCGCTCGCCCGTCGACCTCCTGAAGGCGCACCGCTTCGCCAGGCAGGCGGGCGACGTCGAGCTCGACCCGGCCGACACGATCCGCGTGCTCGAGGCGCTCCGCGAGATCGCGCCGGGGCCGGCGTCGATCGACGTCGCCCGGCTCGTGCAGCGCCACCGCGAGCAGGAGGACGCCGGCGGGGCATCCGATCTCGTCGCGTTCCTCCGCAGCGAGCTGGCGAGCGTCCTCGTCGACGACGGCGCCGAAGCGGCCGGCGGCACCGACGTCGTGCTCTACGGCTTCGGCCGCATCGGGCGGCTGCTCGCCCGCATCCTCGTCGCGCACACGGGCGGCGGCCAGGGGCTTCGGCTCCGGGCCGTCGTCGTGCGCAAGGGCGGCCCGAATGACCTGCAGAAGCGGGCCAGCCTGCTGCGCCGCGACTCGGTGCACGGGCCGTTCCAGGGCACCATCGAGGTCGACGAGGAGCGCAACACGATCCTCGCGAACGGCACGCTCATCCAGGTCATCTACTCCGACGACCCCGCCTCCATCGACTACACCGCCTACGGCATCAACGACGCGATCGTCGTCGACAACACCGGCCGCTGGCGCGACGAAGCGGGGCTCTCGCAGCACCTGCGCTCGACCGGCGTCTCGCGGGTGCTCCTCACCGCGCCCGGCAAGGGCGCGATCAAGAACATCGTGCACGGCATCAACCACGACGCCATCGACGACGCCGACCGGATCCTCTCGGCCGCGTCCTGCACCACGAACGCCATCACGCCCGTGCTCGCCGCGATCGACGAGGCCTACGGCGTCGTGCGCGGCCACGTCGAGACGGTCCACTCGTTCACCAACGACCAGAACCTCATCGACAACTTCCACCAGGGCGACCGGCGCGGCCGCTCCGCGGTGCTCAACATGGTCATCACCGAGACGGGTGCCGCCAAGGCGGTGTCGAAGGCCCTCCCGCAGCTCGAGGGCAAGCTCACCGGGTCGGCGATCCGTGTGCCCACGCCGGATGTCTCGCTCGCGATCCTCAATCTCCAGCTCGAGCGCCCGACCGACAAGACGAGCCTGAACCGGTACCTCCGCCAGGTCTCGCTCACGTCGCCGCTTCGCCAGCAGGTCGACTACATCGAATCGCCCGAGGTGGTCTCCACCGACTTCGTCGGCTCCAACCGGGCGGGCATCGTCGACGGGCTCGCGACCATCGCCTCAGGCACCGACGTCGTACTGTACGTCTGGTACGACAACGAGTACGGCTACTCGTGCCAGGTGGTGCGGGTGATCGAGGCGATGGCCGGAAGCCACCCCGTCGTCCTGCCCGAGCGTGAGCCGGTGCGGGCCGAGGCGGGGGAGCCGGTCAGCGTGTGA
- a CDS encoding metallophosphoesterase family protein, whose amino-acid sequence MTEQSGLSRRAILAAGGLGAIGAAIPAGAAHATPQGAAKTAPAGRPAGGAPKLRFRDDGTFKVVQFNDTQDDELTDRRTVELIEKTLDAEQPDFALINGDVITGGCETRLAVKQAINNVVWPMESRGIPWAVTYGNHDEDSLPQSGVDEAGMLEFYRSYDFNLNAENIAGVTGTGNTIVPIRSSQGGREAFALWLLDSGRYAPDSINGQDFAGYPTWDWLRMDQVAWYRDESIRLEQRLGRKLPGLMFIHIALWEHRFMWWGGVDTRTEADAARGRARHGIVGERNEDECPGPINSGMYNAILERGDVKGVFVGHDHVNDYVGDYYGVLLGYAPGTGFGAYGLPGPERNRMRGGRVFELTETGDEVSIATRVVYARDLGIDLTANDQPMEPTPLAPKQAAI is encoded by the coding sequence ATGACCGAGCAGTCCGGCCTCAGCCGCCGAGCGATCCTCGCCGCCGGAGGGCTCGGCGCGATCGGCGCCGCCATCCCCGCGGGCGCCGCCCACGCCACCCCGCAGGGCGCCGCGAAGACCGCGCCGGCCGGACGACCCGCCGGGGGCGCGCCGAAGCTGCGGTTCCGCGACGACGGCACCTTCAAGGTCGTCCAGTTCAACGACACCCAGGACGACGAACTCACCGACCGCCGGACGGTCGAGCTCATCGAGAAGACCCTCGACGCCGAGCAGCCCGACTTCGCGCTCATCAACGGCGACGTCATCACGGGCGGGTGCGAGACCCGGCTGGCCGTGAAGCAGGCGATCAACAACGTCGTCTGGCCGATGGAGAGCCGGGGCATCCCGTGGGCCGTCACCTACGGCAACCACGACGAGGACTCGCTGCCGCAGTCGGGCGTCGACGAGGCGGGGATGCTCGAGTTCTACCGCAGCTACGACTTCAACCTCAACGCCGAGAACATCGCCGGCGTGACCGGCACGGGGAACACGATCGTGCCGATCCGCTCCTCGCAGGGCGGCCGCGAGGCGTTCGCGCTGTGGCTGCTCGACTCGGGGCGCTACGCGCCGGACTCCATCAACGGGCAGGACTTCGCCGGCTACCCCACCTGGGACTGGCTGCGCATGGACCAGGTGGCCTGGTACCGCGACGAGTCGATCCGCCTCGAGCAGCGTCTCGGCCGGAAGCTGCCCGGGCTCATGTTCATCCACATCGCGCTGTGGGAGCACCGCTTCATGTGGTGGGGCGGCGTCGACACGCGCACCGAGGCGGACGCCGCGCGCGGCCGCGCCAGGCACGGCATCGTCGGCGAGCGCAATGAGGACGAGTGCCCCGGGCCGATCAACTCGGGCATGTACAACGCGATCCTCGAGCGCGGCGACGTGAAGGGCGTCTTCGTCGGGCACGACCACGTGAACGACTACGTCGGCGACTACTACGGGGTGCTGCTCGGCTACGCGCCCGGCACCGGGTTCGGCGCGTACGGCCTGCCCGGCCCGGAGCGGAACCGGATGCGCGGTGGCCGGGTGTTCGAGCTCACGGAGACGGGCGACGAGGTCTCGATCGCGACGCGCGTGGTGTACGCCCGCGACCTCGGCATCGATCTCACGGCGAACGACCAGCCGATGGAGCCGACGCCGCTCGCGCCGAAGCAGGCGGCGATCTGA